A stretch of the Lolium perenne isolate Kyuss_39 chromosome 3, Kyuss_2.0, whole genome shotgun sequence genome encodes the following:
- the LOC127339875 gene encoding leucine-rich repeat protein 1-like: MASITLRSTSTTATTILLLAAVTLLGPVAANQDHDALTALKNGLQDPTGELNNWNPYSTDPCTWTHVECDNITKRVIRLDLGFRKLSGHLAPELGNLDQLEYMEIHQNNIQGTIPAELGNLKNLISLTLYNNNLSGHIPPSLGEMQALKYLRLEHNNLSGPIPRELVGLSNLMILDLSNNDLCGTIPRSGAFQNIPLTSFANNPRLKDPELPGAGNNDNNC; this comes from the exons ATGGCCTCCATAACCCTACGATCAACATCGACCACCGCCACAACGATCCTCCTGCTAGCAGCAGTCACACTCCTGGGCCCCGTGGCGGCGAACCAAGACCACGATGCGCTCACCGCCCTGAAGAATGGCCTACAAGACCCTACCGGTGAACTGAATAACTGGAACCCGTACTCCACCGACCCCTGCACCTGGACCCATGTCGAGTGCGACAATATCACCAAGCGCGTCATCCGATT AGATCTTGGTTTTCGAAAGTTATCCGGTCATCTTGCACCTGAGCTTGGAAATCTGGACCAGCTAGAGTACAT GGAAATTCATCAGAACAATATTCAAGGAACAATCCCAGCAGAGCTTGGTAATTTGAAGAACCTGATTAGCCTGACCTTGTACAACAACAACCTTTCAGGGCATATCCCTCCATCACTGGGTGAAATGCAGGCCTTGAAATACTT GCGACTCGAGCACAACAATCTGAGTGGGCCAATCCCAAGGGAATTGGTTGGACTTTCCAATCTAATGATTCT AGATCTCTCAAATAACGATCTCTGTGGAACGATCCCAAGATCTGGAGCGTTCCAGAACATCcctctgaccag CTTCGCCAACAATCCGCGCCTGAAAGATCCTGAGCTGCCAGGAGCGGGCAATAATGATAACAACTGCTAG